Proteins encoded within one genomic window of Bradyrhizobium sp. 186:
- a CDS encoding TRAP transporter large permease subunit yields the protein MSAAVGAPPAEALGATQLVRGRRLEQSLRWLVEIPAAIAVVAEVIILFVGIVARGVFHRPIIWSDELASILFLWLAMLGSAIAVQRSAHMRLTFFTSYLSPRAEAWASTLAAGGVALFLAIILHPALDYVEDQAFVETPALGWSGMVRAAAIPVGCIIALASICLELVKRSAKDLLAVAVLFALIGGALYLAGPALKPLGNWNLLIFFVGLLGCAVAAGVPIAFSFCLASVAFLLTTTRTPLLVVVGRIDEGMSSLILLAVPLFVLLGQLVEQTGMARVMVAFLASLLGHVRGGLSYVMLGAMLLVSGISGSKTADMAAIAPVLFPEMRKRGMKDGELVSLLAASGAMSETIPPSIVLIAIASVTGVSIAALFTAGILPGIVLAIVLAFVARYRAGAEENAAIKVARAPLSVVTRTLWAALPALALPFLIRSAVVEGYATATEVSTIGIAYCLVLGLIIYRGSLTWKNALPMLVQTASLSGSILFIVGAASAMAWALAQSGFSHELAARMAGVPGGAYGFLMVSVVAFIVLGSVLEGIPAIVLFGPLLFPVAAQFGIHEVHYAMVVILAMGLGLFAPPFGLCYYAACVIGGVPPDAGMRRIWIYLAWLLAGLLLITFVPSISLVFL from the coding sequence ATGAGCGCGGCCGTCGGCGCGCCGCCGGCGGAGGCGCTCGGCGCAACGCAGCTCGTACGGGGACGCCGGCTGGAGCAATCGCTGCGCTGGCTGGTGGAGATTCCGGCCGCGATCGCGGTGGTTGCCGAAGTGATCATTCTGTTCGTCGGCATCGTCGCGCGGGGCGTCTTCCACCGGCCGATCATCTGGTCGGACGAACTCGCCTCCATCCTATTCCTCTGGCTCGCGATGCTCGGCAGCGCGATCGCGGTGCAGCGTTCGGCGCATATGCGGCTGACCTTCTTCACGTCATATCTATCGCCGCGTGCCGAGGCCTGGGCGTCCACGCTTGCGGCCGGCGGCGTCGCACTGTTCCTCGCGATCATCCTGCATCCGGCGTTGGATTATGTGGAGGATCAGGCCTTCGTCGAAACCCCGGCGCTCGGCTGGTCCGGCATGGTCCGCGCCGCTGCGATCCCGGTCGGCTGCATCATTGCGCTCGCCAGCATCTGCCTCGAGCTCGTCAAGCGTTCGGCGAAGGATCTGCTCGCGGTGGCTGTGCTGTTCGCCCTGATCGGCGGCGCGCTTTATCTCGCAGGCCCCGCGCTCAAGCCGCTCGGCAACTGGAACCTGCTGATTTTCTTCGTGGGACTGCTCGGCTGCGCGGTGGCGGCCGGCGTGCCGATCGCGTTTTCCTTTTGCCTTGCGTCCGTCGCGTTCCTGCTCACCACGACGCGGACACCGCTGCTCGTTGTGGTCGGGCGGATCGACGAGGGGATGAGCTCGCTGATCCTGCTTGCGGTGCCGCTATTCGTTCTCCTGGGTCAATTGGTCGAGCAGACCGGCATGGCGCGCGTGATGGTCGCCTTCCTGGCATCGTTGCTCGGCCATGTCCGCGGCGGGCTGTCCTATGTGATGCTCGGCGCCATGCTGCTGGTGTCGGGCATCTCCGGCTCCAAGACCGCCGACATGGCGGCGATCGCGCCGGTGCTGTTTCCCGAGATGCGCAAGCGCGGCATGAAGGACGGCGAGTTGGTCTCGCTGCTCGCGGCCTCCGGCGCTATGAGTGAGACCATTCCGCCGTCCATCGTGCTGATCGCGATCGCCTCCGTCACCGGCGTGTCGATCGCGGCGCTGTTCACCGCCGGCATCCTGCCCGGGATCGTGTTGGCCATCGTGCTCGCCTTCGTCGCCCGCTACCGGGCGGGCGCGGAGGAAAACGCCGCGATCAAGGTTGCGCGTGCGCCGCTCTCGGTGGTGACAAGGACGTTGTGGGCCGCGCTGCCGGCACTGGCGCTACCCTTCCTGATCCGCAGCGCGGTGGTCGAGGGCTATGCGACCGCCACGGAAGTCTCGACCATCGGCATCGCCTACTGCCTGGTGCTCGGGCTGATCATCTATCGCGGCAGCCTGACCTGGAAGAATGCGTTGCCGATGCTGGTGCAGACCGCGTCACTTTCCGGTTCGATCCTATTCATCGTGGGCGCCGCGAGCGCCATGGCCTGGGCGCTGGCGCAATCCGGCTTCTCGCACGAACTCGCCGCGCGCATGGCCGGCGTTCCCGGCGGCGCCTATGGCTTCCTCATGGTCTCGGTGGTGGCCTTCATCGTGCTCGGCAGCGTGCTGGAGGGCATTCCGGCCATCGTGCTGTTCGGCCCGCTGCTGTTCCCGGTTGCCGCACAGTTCGGCATCCACGAGGTGCACTATGCGATGGTGGTGATCCTCGCGATGGGTCTCGGCCTTTTCGCACCGCCGTTCGGCTTGTGCTACTACGCCGCTTGCGTCATCGGTGGCGTGCCGCCGGATGCCGGCATGCGCCGCATCTGGATCTATCTCGCCTGGCTCTTGGCTGGCCTGCTGTTGATCACCTTCGTGCCCTCGATATCGCTGGTGTTTCTATGA
- a CDS encoding malonyl-CoA synthase produces MTWNLYDRLLGSAHSDQSICIEKDDGATLTYAELAALSGRFANLLASNGIGPSHRVAAKVEKSVEAVALYLATLRSGAVYLPLNTAYTPAETEYFIRDAQPSLIVCDPKEESDLRAIAAKAGGRVETLDQEGHGSLVGAAGGFPADFDTVPRAKEDLAAILYTSGTTGRSKGAMLTHGNLVSNALTLVEQWRYTQRDVLIHALPIYHIHGLFVAGNVTFAARARMLFMQKFEAERILSEMARSTVLMGVPTFYVRLLQSQNLSERTTAHMRLFVAGSAPLLAETHRAWKDRTGHEILERYGMTETGMIASNPYDGPRIPGSVGRPLPAIEVRITDPESGAVLPPNEVGMIEVKGPNVFAGYWNMPDKTAAEFRADGFFMTGDLGKLDANGYLYIVGRGKDLIITGGFNVYPKEIETEIDAVAGVFESAVVGVPHADFGEGVTAAVVRSAGSSVDERAILEALSGRLAKFKQPKRIIFVDALPRNAMGKIQKNLLRARFADLYSAKVE; encoded by the coding sequence ATGACCTGGAATCTGTATGACCGCCTGCTTGGCTCCGCGCACTCCGATCAGTCCATTTGCATCGAGAAGGACGACGGCGCCACCCTGACCTACGCCGAGCTCGCCGCGCTTAGCGGCAGGTTCGCGAATTTGCTCGCCAGCAACGGCATCGGTCCTAGCCACCGTGTCGCTGCAAAGGTGGAGAAATCCGTCGAGGCTGTCGCGCTCTATCTGGCGACGCTCCGCTCCGGTGCAGTCTATCTGCCGCTCAACACCGCCTATACGCCGGCCGAAACCGAATACTTCATCCGCGACGCGCAGCCGAGCCTGATCGTATGCGACCCCAAGGAAGAATCCGACCTGCGCGCCATTGCCGCAAAAGCAGGCGGACGTGTCGAGACGCTCGATCAGGAGGGTCACGGGTCGCTGGTCGGTGCCGCAGGCGGTTTTCCAGCGGATTTCGACACGGTGCCGCGCGCGAAGGAGGATCTGGCGGCGATTCTCTACACCTCGGGCACGACCGGCCGATCAAAGGGGGCGATGCTGACGCATGGCAATCTGGTCTCGAACGCGCTGACGCTGGTCGAGCAATGGCGCTACACGCAACGCGACGTGCTGATCCACGCGCTGCCGATCTATCATATTCACGGCCTGTTCGTGGCCGGCAACGTGACATTCGCCGCGCGTGCGCGAATGCTGTTCATGCAGAAGTTCGAGGCAGAGCGGATTCTCTCGGAGATGGCGCGATCGACCGTCCTGATGGGTGTGCCGACCTTCTATGTCCGCCTGCTTCAGAGCCAGAATTTGAGCGAGCGCACGACCGCGCATATGAGGCTGTTCGTCGCTGGGTCCGCGCCGCTGTTGGCCGAGACCCACCGCGCCTGGAAGGACAGGACCGGTCACGAGATCCTCGAACGCTACGGCATGACCGAGACGGGCATGATCGCCTCCAATCCCTATGATGGTCCGCGTATTCCGGGTTCGGTGGGACGCCCGCTGCCCGCCATCGAAGTCCGCATTACGGATCCCGAGAGCGGTGCCGTGCTGCCCCCGAACGAGGTCGGCATGATCGAGGTTAAGGGACCAAACGTCTTTGCAGGCTACTGGAATATGCCGGACAAGACTGCCGCCGAATTCCGCGCTGACGGCTTCTTCATGACCGGCGACCTCGGCAAGCTCGATGCGAACGGCTATCTGTACATCGTCGGCCGGGGCAAGGATCTCATCATCACCGGCGGCTTCAATGTCTACCCGAAGGAGATCGAGACGGAAATCGACGCTGTCGCAGGTGTGTTTGAAAGCGCGGTCGTCGGCGTGCCGCATGCCGACTTTGGCGAAGGCGTCACCGCTGCCGTCGTCCGGTCGGCCGGCTCATCGGTGGACGAACGCGCCATCCTGGAGGCGCTTTCCGGACGGCTGGCAAAATTCAAGCAGCCAAAGCGCATCATCTTCGTAGATGCGCTACCCCGCAACGCCATGGGCAAGATACAGAAGAACCTGCTGCGTGCGCGCTTTGCCGATCTCTATTCGGCCAAAGTCGAGTGA
- a CDS encoding TRAP transporter substrate-binding protein, with protein sequence MSVQRHTISRRSFMAGAAAIPLVAIRSRPAQAAEFEYKLATGQSLTQPINTRLDQAVKRIKEASGGRLELKFFPASQLGSDTDLLTQIRSGGVDFLNIAGSVLSTVAPVAGIANVGFAFSDYTQVWNAMDGDLGRLIAAQIEKTGVIVMAKPADNTFRQISSFSKPIKTPGDLAGYRIRVPVSPIFTSLFKSLGANPTSINFNELYTALQTHLVDGQENGLVTIEAGKIYEVQKYISETNHIWDPFFILGNRRSVKALPDELQAIVRHEFDQAAVEQRADTAKLNLMLKDQLIAKGITFEASDKEAFRKGLSTAGFYKEWRGKFGEDNWKTLEAAVGALA encoded by the coding sequence GCAGGCGGCGGAGTTCGAATACAAGCTCGCGACCGGCCAGTCGCTGACCCAGCCGATCAATACCCGTCTCGACCAGGCGGTGAAGCGGATCAAGGAAGCGAGCGGCGGGCGGCTGGAGCTGAAATTCTTTCCGGCTTCGCAACTCGGCTCCGACACCGATCTCTTGACGCAGATTCGCAGCGGCGGCGTCGATTTCCTCAATATCGCCGGCTCTGTGCTGTCGACGGTGGCGCCCGTCGCCGGTATCGCCAATGTCGGCTTCGCCTTCTCCGACTACACCCAAGTCTGGAACGCGATGGACGGCGATCTTGGCAGGCTGATTGCGGCGCAGATAGAGAAGACCGGCGTGATTGTGATGGCCAAGCCGGCCGACAACACGTTCCGGCAGATTTCGTCCTTCTCCAAGCCGATCAAGACGCCGGGCGATCTCGCCGGCTACCGCATCCGCGTACCGGTGTCGCCGATCTTCACCTCGCTGTTCAAATCGCTCGGCGCCAATCCGACCTCGATCAACTTTAACGAATTGTACACGGCGCTGCAGACCCATCTGGTCGACGGGCAGGAGAACGGCCTCGTTACTATCGAGGCCGGCAAGATCTACGAGGTGCAGAAATACATCTCCGAGACCAACCACATCTGGGATCCGTTCTTCATCCTCGGCAATCGCCGCTCGGTGAAGGCGCTGCCCGATGAGCTGCAGGCGATCGTCCGGCACGAATTCGACCAGGCCGCGGTCGAGCAGCGCGCAGATACCGCAAAACTCAATCTGATGCTGAAGGACCAGCTGATCGCCAAGGGCATCACCTTCGAGGCGTCCGACAAGGAGGCGTTCCGCAAGGGGCTCTCGACCGCCGGCTTCTACAAGGAATGGCGCGGCAAGTTCGGCGAGGACAACTGGAAGACGCTCGAGGCGGCCGTCGGGGCGCTCGCATGA